From Oryza brachyantha chromosome 9, ObraRS2, whole genome shotgun sequence, a single genomic window includes:
- the LOC102699810 gene encoding photosystem I reaction center subunit V, chloroplastic has product MAATMLSPPTVAGLRLAPSPSPRVRSCRVAAPAPARRSVAARAELSPSVVISLSTGVSLFLGRFVFFNFQRENVAKQVPEQNGKTHFDAGDERAKEYAGLLKSNDPVGFNIVDVLAWGSLGHIVAYYILATCSNGYNPNFF; this is encoded by the coding sequence ATGGCCGCCACGATGCTGTCGCCGCCGACCGTGGCCGGGCTCCGCCtggcgccgtcaccgtcgccgcgcgtGCGGTCGTgcagggtggcggcgccggcgccggcgaggcggtcggtggcggcgagggcggagCTGAGCCCGTCGGTGGTGATCAGCCTCAGCACGGGGGTGTCCCTCTTCCTGGGCCGCTTCGTCTTCTTCAACTTCCAGCGCGAGAACGTGGCGAAGCAGGTGCCCGAGCAGAACGGCAAGACCCActtcgacgccggcgacgagcgcgccaAGGAGTACGCCGGCCTGCTCAAGTCCAACGACCCCGTCGGCTTCAACATCGTCGACGTTCTCGCCTGGGGCTCGCTCGGCCACATCGTCGCCTACTACATCCTCGCCACCTGCAGCAACGGATACAACCCAAACTTCTTCTGA
- the LOC102700088 gene encoding WPP domain-interacting protein 2-like produces the protein MDSGANSANSVGESVAESPAPVPASPPSHPAAAVNKGRGLRRWRRIPREHHEEGSPAGGGVAAAAAAANEDLAQLHKRRFPLGADAPKGKQDAAAAVEVESPVASVESSFAPPEAPPSPVQTKLDPDLGFLIASAGFSVGAGGADSDNSDDRTSKSSTNAAAAPRHDFSFGGGFGRERDRPRSRAPGAGAHVKGVRTARARAASSRVASAAASGAVEPENSRSSVESNLRSSSTPHAPQSSAGISSNGVHKVLYDDAEHSDGEPPSEEARSGGAGGFYRENGSVVGRLVKGSSDSDADDHHYDDEGSIGKGENGEIHSGLDPYAQSIAMLQSTEEAIENEIQKFIELRSETCENSTNNHSETEWSSSCHFDESEQLGEELKLLESRLEEASVLISDKDSRILELDALNHKQPEKHVVCNSELLSLQSDMDQLFMEKMEAETQCFILTRASQAWKPPTEDQADLLYMQKFLPEDCKDLEAKLRHTENRAVMLEEMVEKLEAQCKDLARTSEILKLQARANRARLFCCIQFVLLCIAVGTFLVRLLPSSPEIVPT, from the exons ATGGACTCCGGCGCCAACAGCGCGAATTCTGTCGGGGAGTCGGTGGCCGAGTCACCTGCGCCGGTGCCGGCTTCCCCGCCGAGccatcccgccgccgcggtcaaTAAGGGCCGTGGGctacggcggtggcggcgtatTCCCCGGGAGCACCACGAGGAGGGCTCCCCCGCCGGTGGCGGTGttgcggccgcggccgccgccgcgaatGAGGACTTGGCGCAGCTTCACAAGCGCCGCTTCCCTCTTGGTGCTGATGCGCCCAAGGGGAAGCAggacgccgcggccgccgtagAGGTGGAGAGCCCCGTCGCTTCCGTGGAGTCCAGCTTCGCGCCGCCGGaggcgccgccctcgccggtcCAGACGAAGCTGGACCCGGATCTCGGCTTCCTGATCGCCTCCGCGGGCTTCTCggtgggcgccggcggcgccgactcGGACAACAGCGACGACCGGACCAGCAAGTCCTCcaccaacgccgccgccgcgccgcgccacgaCTTCTCcttcggcggcggcttcggccGCGAGCGCGACAGGCCGCGATCCCGCGCCCCCGGCGCCGGGGCGCACGTCAAGGGCGTCCgcacggcgcgcgcgcgcgcagctAGCTCCCGCgttgcctccgccgccgcctccggcgcgGTGGAACCGGAGAACTCGCGATCCAGCGTTGAATCCAATCTCCGAAGCTCTAGCACTCCTCACGCTCCCCAATCAAGCGCTGGCATAAGCAGCAATGGCGTTCACAAGGTTCTGTACGACGATGCCGAGCACAGCGACGGCGAGCCTCCGAGCGAGGAGGCACGCTCTGGAGGAGCAGGAGGTTTCTATAGGGAGAATGGGAGTGTAGTAGGCAGATTGGTAAAGGGGAGCAGCGATTCCGATGCCGATGATCATCACTACGACGACGAAGGGAGTATCGGCAAGGGCGAGAATGGGGAAATTCATTCAGGTCTTGATCCGTATGCCCAGTCGATTGCGATGCTTCAGTCAACCGAGGAAGCAATTGAGAATG AGATCCAGAAGTTCATTGAACTGAGAAGTGAAACATGTGAGAATTCCACAAACAACCACAGTGAAACTGAATGGAGCAGTTCATGCCATTTTGACGAGTCAGAACAACTGGGTGAGGAGTTGAAGCTTCTTGAGTCCAGGCTGGAAGAAGCTTCTGTGCTCATCAGTGATAAGGATTCAAGAATACTTGAACTTGATGCTCTGAACCACAAACAACCAGAGAAACATGTGGTATGCAATAGCGAGCTGCTATCTCTGCAGTCTGATATGGATCAATTGTTCATGGAGAAGATGGAAGCAGAGACCCAATGCTTCATCCTGACAAGAGCATCACAAGCTTGGAAACCCCCAACTGAGGATCAAGCGGATCTTTTGTACATGCAGAAATTTCTGCCTGAGGATTGCAAAGATCTGGAGGCTAAGCTACGACACACCGAGAACAGGGCAGTGATGCTAGAGGAGATGGTGGAGAAGCTAGAGGCGCAGTGCAAAGACCTTGCTAGGACTTCAGAAATCCTGAAGCTGCAGGCTAGAGCAAATAGAGCTCGGCTGTTTTGTTGCATTCAGTTTGTTCTGCTGTGTATCGCCGTAGGAACCTTCCTTGTCCGGCTATTGCCCTCTTCTCCTGAAATTGTACCTACCTGA